A window of Erpetoichthys calabaricus chromosome 12, fErpCal1.3, whole genome shotgun sequence contains these coding sequences:
- the LOC114662162 gene encoding acrosin-like yields the protein MRAAILLVLFGFCCRSAQSDAETCSKRPLFNDMGPPTIIGRQPAKPGAWPWQISFQWNNFHTCGATIISKAWVLTTTTCFRRSSCLEAWRLVAGITDTNAKEENSQIVKVKKTIFHSEPWNNDIVLLQIWPPFNFTDYVQPICMLENEELEFSFTHCYISGWGIRDESVDTFPHRLQEAQVELINSFTCNQSDWNNGSVTFEMLCAGKKEGKIGSCGRDEGGPLQCYHEKENKFYLLGLTSGGIGCAKPKQPALYTRISKFYKWIMDSQQTYRVKEDECEIQFFPES from the exons ATGAGGGCGGCCATTCTGTTGGTTCTTTTTGGGTTCTGCTGCCGTTCTGCCCAGAGTGATGCTG AGACTTGCAGTAAGAGGCCCCTCTTTAATGACATGGGCCCTCCCACGATCATCGGGAGGCAGCCCGCCAAGCCAGGCGCTTGGCCTTGGCAGATCAGCTTCCAGTGGAACAATTTCCACACGTGTGGAGCCACCATCATCTCAAAAGCATGGGTCCTCACAACGACCACCTGTTTTCGGCGTAGCTCCTG CCTGGAGGCCTGGAGGCTCGTCGCAGGCATAACAGATACGAATGCCAAAGAAGAGAACAGTCAGATTGTGAAGGTGAAGAAAACCATATTTCACTCGGAGCCCTGGAATAACGACATAGTGCTGCTGCAGATATGGCCGCCGTTTAACTTCACGGACTACGTGCAGCCCATCTGCATGCTTGAGAACGAGGAGCTGGAGTTCAGTTTCACTCATTGCTACATCAGCGGATGGGGAATCCGTGACG AAAGTGTAGACACCTTCCCACACAGACTACAGGAAGCCCAAGTGGAGCTGATCAATTCATTCACTTGCAACCAGTCAGACTGGAATAATGGAAGCGTCACGTTCGAAATGCTGTGTGCTGgaaaaaaagaaggcaaaattGGCAGCTGCGGG AGGGACGAAGGAGGACCACTGCAGTGCTACCACGAGAAGGAGAACAAATTCTACCTGCTGGGGCTCACCAGCGGCGGCATCGGCTGTGCCAAGCCAAAGCAGCCAGCCTTGTACACCCGCATCAGCAAGTTTTACAAGTGGATAATGGACAGCCAGCAAACATACCGAGTCAAAGAAGACGAGTGCGAAATTCAG ttctttccaGAATCGTGA
- the LOC114663213 gene encoding myogenesis-regulating glycosidase-like, producing the protein MLHSSRRATKASKSKYYKMRLLLGMCLLGLLLFIAVIVAWSEYGASLRRVEVIKMELLELTRSGFRIRNETGAFVFRMIFRTGLLDLESCTREDNVLNCTRTVPGNVNFSLRVEKPRESMICYHLFWRKSIVRHTIEHRMSYSFSFLYGGAENNSQHWPILVSGVQAPRAFVTADLSAGQPGFGSVLQRYWLSSNGTAVKISESVPFHFGWNATEQQLYFQARYHDTPYKPPPGQQPFPHLRYHVCVGLDITSIHKHMVRSYFGKPTKVPDSNIFSYPIWSTSAFAKSNITMDALKNHVNDIKSKNFNCSHLVLHDGYTLYYGDFDPDPARFPKVSEEFKTLKDDGFPISLWIHPFINYNSSKFADGVERGLFVRESTGKLPALVRWRNGIGALVDFTNTDARDWYASLLRNLTTEAKVTSFNFVAGEASYLPLTFNTSVRIEDPNTFTQRFAELAFPFSDQAELQVGYHTQNISCFFRILDRTSNWGYSLGLQSVIPLVLTLGILGYPFVQIGTIGGNVPQSQTDRRPDRELYIRWLELAAFMPTMEFSVAPWEYDDTVVKIAKKFTALHLALVAPMVLELANEVLFTGDPVIRPLWWIVPDEPPAYKVSSQFLIGEDFMVAPILEPGKRERDIYLPSGKWRSNRDHIYIRTPRLMTDYEVELDEVAYFTRVT; encoded by the exons ATGCTTCACTCGAGCCGCAGGGCCACCAAGGCCAGCAAGAGCAAGTACTACAAGATGCGGCTCTTGCTAGGAATGTGCTTGCTGGGCCTGCTGCTGTTCATCGCGGTCATCGTGGCCTGGAGTGAGTATGGCGCGTCTCTACGCCGGGTGGAAGTCATCAAGATGGAGCTGCTGGAGCTCACACGCAGTGGCTTTCGCATCAGGAATGAGACGGGCGCCTTCGTCTTCCGTATGATCTTCAG GACGGGTCTACTGGATCTCGAGTCGTGTACCAGAGAGGACAACGTGCTGAACTGCACCCGCACAGTTCCCGGGAACGTGAACTTCTCCCTCCGCGTTGAAAAGCCTCGGGAATCGATGATTTGCTACCACCTCTTCTGGAGGAAATCAATCGTCAGGCACACCATTGAGCATCGCATGTCCTACAGCTTCTCGTTCTTATATGGCGGAGCAGAGAACAACAGCCAGCATTGGCCCATCTTGGTATCAGGGGTGCAGGCCCCAAGGGCCTTTGTGACGGCAGATCTCTCCGCAGGGCAGCCCGGCTTTGGCAGTGTCCTGCAGAGGTACTGGCTCTCCTCCAACGGGACGGCAGTCAAGATCAGCGAGTCGGTTCCCTTCCACTTCGGTTGGAATGCGAccgagcagcagctctacttccAAGCTCGGTATCACGACACGCCTTACAAGCCGCCCCCCGGTCAGCAGCCTTTCCCTCACCTAAGATATCACGTGTGTGTCGGTTTAGACATCACCTCCATCCACAAGCACATGGTGAGGAGTTACTTCGGCAAACCCACCAAGGTCCCCGACAGCAACATCTTCAGTTACCCCATCTGGTCCACGTCTGCGTTTGCCAAATCGAACATCACCATGGACGCACTGAAGAATCACGTGAACGATATCAAGTCAAAGAATTTCAACTGTAGTCACCTAGTGTTGCACGATGGCTACACCCTTTATTATGGTGACTTTGACCCGGACCCTGCCAGGTTCCCAAAGGTTTCAGAGGAGTTCAAAACGCTGAAGGACGACGGCTTCCCCATTTCCCTGTGGATTCATCCCTTCATCAACTACAACTCTTCCAAGTTTGCCGATGGAGTGGAGAGAGGCTTGTTTGTGCGAGAATCCACAGGAAAGCTTCCTGCTCTCGTTCGCTGGAGGAATGGCATTGGCGCCCTGGTGGACTTTACTAACACAGATGCCAGAGATTGGTATGCATCCCTGCTAAGAAACCTGACTACTGAAGCCAAGGTGACGTCCTTTAATTTTGTGGCGGGAGAAGCCAGTTATCTCCCATTGACCTTCAACACCAGTGTCCGAATTGAAGACCCCAACACCTTCACCCAGCGCTTTGCCGAGTTGGCTTTCCCTTTCTCGGACCAGGCCGAGTTACAGGTTGGCTACCACACTCAGAACATCTCCTGCTTCTTCCGCATTCTCGACAGGACTTCCAACTGGGGCTACAGTCTAGGCCTCCAGTCTGTCATCCCCTTGGTACTCACCCTAGGCATTCTGGGATACCCATTTGTCCAGATAGGCACGATTGGGGGGAATGTGCCTCAGAGTCAAACAGACAGACGACCTGATAGGGAACTTTACATTCGATGGCTGGAGCTCGCGGCCTTCATGCCCACAATGGAGTTCTCCGTGGCCCCCTGGGAGTACGATGACACCGTTGTTAAAATTGCCAAGAAGTTCACAGCTCTTCACCTGGCACTTGTGGCTCCCATGGTCCTGGAGCTTGCCAATGAGGTGCTCTTCACTGGCGACCCTGTCATTCGGCCCCTGTGGTGGATCGTGCCCGATGAGCCACCAGCCTACAAGGTCAGCTCCCAGTTCCTAATCGGAGAAGATTTTATGGTTGCCCCCATTCTAGAACCGGGGAAGAGGGAGCGGGACATTTACCTTCCCTCCGGAAAATGGCGCAGTAACAGGGATCATATCTATATCAGGACCCCAAGGCTGATGACCGACTATGAGGTGGAATTAGACGAGGTGGCCTATTTTACTAGGGTGACCTAG